In Carassius gibelio isolate Cgi1373 ecotype wild population from Czech Republic chromosome B4, carGib1.2-hapl.c, whole genome shotgun sequence, one DNA window encodes the following:
- the LOC127956311 gene encoding uncharacterized protein LOC127956311 encodes MILKNIKPYLTSQLRSRVSNVDELVRLGQQLERDFEQQQQYEGRMGLKQHMSMPQKPISNRLGEKEKPPLVQCWRCKGHHSPGHCPHFVSAQSLQTNRSHSASSKQTTFPAPKAGGPLINHSVSATFTKKTPKTCKNTPPPAAVPQQLVVPLSIATWKGKAIVDTGASYTLLHENLCKELGVQRLLPWTRGPLYLANGEAEIPLGWVNIPVTLHHKVFNIPAAVLPAKALAYAVVLGLDFIFSSGLQIYVADQKYSFKSNPKEDFPFQPGNASAPAIYSQPQKEKKESKSSSLFLLSSVPPPQNVLCLSPANPDEKTLINTVVSAADLPPEDKQQLRQILESNPQICTLRLGRTKVLEHHIYTTHQVPIKQRPYRTNPAKQAVIKEQLEEMLAAGIVEPSHSGWASPVVLVPKKDGSLRFCVDYRKVNASTENDAYPLPNITEILESLAGASIFSTIDLNSGYWQVSMDQESKQKTAFITHSGLFQFNVMPFGLKNAPATFQRLMECVLGELRGSICFVYIDDIIIYSPSVAQHFLDIQAVLHKLELAG; translated from the coding sequence atgattttaaagaatattaagcCATACCTCACTAGCCAGCTACGCAGTAGAGTAAGTAATGTTGACGAACTGGTGAGATTAGGCCAACAGCTTGAAAGAGACTTCGAACAGCAACAGCAGTATGAAGGACGAATGGGTCTCAAGCAACACATGTCTATGCCCCAAAAACCCATTTCCAATCGGctaggagagaaagagaaaccacCTTTAGTACAGTGTTGGCGATGTAAAGGACATCACTCACCTGGACACTGTCCTCACTTTGTCTCTGCTCAGTCACTTCAAACCAATCGATCCCACTCCGCTAGCAGTAAGCAGACAACATTTCCAGCTCCCAAAGCTGGCGGTCCGCTTATCAATCACTCTGTTTCTGCCACGTTTACCAAAAAGACCCCAAAAACATGTAAGAATACACCACCTCCTGCAGCTGTGCCGCAACAATTAGTTGTACCCCTGAGTATTGCTACCTGGAAGGGGAAAGCCATTGTTGATACGGGTGCAAGTTACACTCTTCTTCATGAGAATCTTTGTAAAGAGCTCGGTGTACAAAGACTTCTTCCATGGACCCGAGGTCCTCTTTACTTGGCGAATGGAGAAGCAGAAATTCCATTAGGATGGGTAAATATACCAGTCACTCTTCATCACAAAGTTTTCAACATACCTGCTGCTGTTCTTCCTGCTAAAGCTCTAGCCTATGCTGTGGTACTAGGTTTGGACTTCATTTTCTCCAGTGGACTCCAAATCTATGTGGCAGACCAAAAATACTCCTTTAAGAGCAATCCAAAGGAGGATTTTCCCTTCCAGCCTGGAAATGCCAGTGCACCAGCTATCTATTCCCAACctcaaaaggaaaagaaagaaagtaaaagttCCAGTCTATTTTTACTGAGTTCTGTTCCCCCTCCGCAAAATGTCCTATGTTTATCGCCAGCTAATCCTGATGAGAAAACCCTAATTAATACTGTTGTAAGTGCTGCCGACTTACCTCCTGAAGACAAGCAACAGCTACGTCAGATTCTGGAGTCCAACCCGCAAATCTGCACACTTCGTCTGGGACGGACTAAAGTCCTTGAGCATCACATCTATACCACCCACCAAGTGCCTATCAAGCAGCGACCATATCGCACAAACCCTGCCAAGCAGGCTGTCATAAAAGAACAGTTGGAGGAGATGTTGGCTGCAGGTATTGTGGAACCGTCACATTCTGGATGGGCCTCTCCTGTCGTCTTGGTTCCCAAAAAAGACGGAAGCCTCAGGTTTTGTGTGGATTACCGAAAGGTTAATGCCAGTACAGAGAATGATGCATATCCTCTGCCCAACATTACTGAAATCTTGGAATCTCTTGCTGGAGCGTCCATTTTTTCCACCATTGATCTTAACAGTGGATATTGGCAGGTAAGCATGGATCAGGAAAGTAAACAAAAGACTGCTTTCATTACCCACTCAGGTCTGTTCCAGTTTAATGTAATGCCCTTTGGGTTAAAAAATGCCCCTGCCACTTTTCAGAGATTAATGGAGTGTGTACTCGGAGAATTGCGTGGAAGCATTTGTTTTGTCTACATTGATGACATAATTATTTACTCTCCATCTGTAGCCCAGCATTTCTTGGACATTCAGGCTGTTCTTCACAAGCTGGAATTAGCTGGC